A window of the Erpetoichthys calabaricus chromosome 10, fErpCal1.3, whole genome shotgun sequence genome harbors these coding sequences:
- the LOC127529440 gene encoding odorant receptor 131-2-like, whose protein sequence is MNSTGYSLEPTNFTDEGSVPGFNKQTKSVLKMSLVVLLYIVNNYINGMLITAFFKHHVFHGNSRYVLFIHLVFNDVLDISVLLILHIWVETLHIMPVSLCYLFLIIAVTTTYNTPLNLALMALERYIAICKPLHHPKICTLRRTYIILGIMWLISFISPASDIIIVFNIEPLSFFSTEIICETNSFIRVEAQELKRDFLIISYFALAWLTMAYTYIHIAIAARSASRSEKSSARKAYNTVLLHAIQLTLSTIMFLVPLVDSLWLYYHKQDPRDVQYYTHILIILFPRLLSPLIYGIREENFRKYLKGYVKCCTLGRKESPNQTIKQINGSED, encoded by the coding sequence ATGAATTCTACAGGATATTCACTTGAACCCACAAATTTTACAGATGAGGGATCTGTTCCAGGTTTCAATAAACAAACCAAGTCTGTCTTGAAGATGTCACTTGTCGTGCTGCTTTATATTGTAAATAACTATATAAATGGAATGCTCATTACTGCTTTTTTTAAACACCATGTTTTCCACGGGAACTCTCGATATGTTTTGTTTATCCACCTGGTCTTCAATGATGTACTGGATATCAGCGTTCTATTGATCTTGCATATTTGGGTTGAGACACTTCATATTATGCCAGTGTCACTTTGCTATTTATTTCTGATAATTGCAGTCACTACAACTTACAACACTCCTCTGAATTTGGCGCTGATGGCTCTTGAACGCTACATTGCCATTTGTAAACCATTACATCATCCAAAAATCTGCACCTTGCGTAGAACATACATCATCCTTGGCATAATGTGGCTGATCAGTTTTATTTCCCCTGCCTCAGACATTATTATTGTCTTTAATATAGAGCCTTTGAGCTTTTTTAGCACAGAAATCATATGTGAAACAAACAGTTTCATCAGGGTCGAAGCTCAGGAACTTAAAAGAGACTTCCTGATAATTTCATATTTTGCACTTGCCTGGCTTACCATGGCCTACACATACATTCATATTGCCATTGCAGCACGATCAGCCAGTCGTTCTGAAAAATCTTCTGCTAGAAAGGCCTACAATACAGTCCTGTTGCATGCCATACAGCTCACTCTGAGCACAATCATGTTCCTTGTTCCTTTGGTTGACAGTCTCTGGCTGTACTATCATAAACAAGATCCACGAGATGTccaatattatacacatatactaATAATTTTGTTTCCTCGCCTTTTAAGTCCATTGATTTATGGAATAAGGGAGGAAAACTTCAGAAAATATCTAAAAGGATATGTGAAGTGTTGTACTTTAGGACGAAAAGAGTCACCCAATCAGACCATTAAACAGATAAATGGAAGTGAGGACTGA